In Corylus avellana chromosome ca2, CavTom2PMs-1.0, the following proteins share a genomic window:
- the LOC132170654 gene encoding uncharacterized protein LOC132170654 isoform X2, which yields MGMAMEQQLHVLFLWVTLVVISVSGARGKQHISAVGDPGMERDELRVAFEAWNFCNEVGEEAPGMGSPRAADCFDLSNFSMIHRVAEADNKLGVGKTFPELDPGAVNNVDLYAVQKELYLGSLCHVADTPSPWQFWMIMLKNGNYDTKSGLCPENGKKVPPFNPGRFPCFGKGCMNQPILYHQQTQLLGGDTLRGSFNGTYDLGSDIRGGLDGISFFEVVWEKKVGVGSWVFSHKLKTSKKYPWLMLYLRADATKGFSGGYHYDTRGMLKTLPESPNFKVRLTLDIKQGGGPKSQFYLTDIGSCWKNNGDPCDGDVLTDVTRYSEMIINPDTPAWCSPKSLGSCPPYHITPDDKKIYRNDTTHFPYQAYHYYCAPGNAKHLEQPVSTCDPYSNPQAQELVQLLPHPIWAEYGYPTKQGQGWVGDGRTWELDVGGLSSRLYFYQDPGTPPARRIWTSIDVGTEIFVSDKDEIAEWTLSDFDVLIYTSPIHK from the exons ATGGGAATGGCAATGGAGCAGCAGTTGCACGTGCTGTTCTTGTGGGTGACTTTGGTTGTGATTAGTGTTTCTGGTGCAAGAGGGAAACAACATATCTCAGCGGTGGGAGACCCGGGAATGGAAAGAGATGAACTGAGGGTGGCCTTTGAAGCTTGGAACTTTTGCAATGAGGTTGGTGAAGAAGCTCCTGGCATGGGGAGCCCAAGAGCTGCTGACTGTTTTGATCTCTCAA ATTTTTCTATGATACACAGGGTTGCAGAAGCAGATAACAAGCTTGGGGTGGGTAAAACATTCCCGGAGCTGGACCCGGGAGCTGTAAATAATGTAGACCTTTATGCTGTACAGAAGGAGCTCTATCTGGGTTCTTTATGTCATGTTGCAGATACTCCAAGTCCATGGCAATTTTGGATGATTATGCTGAAAAATGGTAACTATGACACTAAATCTGGCTTGTGTCCTGAGAATGGGAAAAAGGTGCCTCCTTTTAATCCGGGGAGGTTTCCTTGCTTTGGAAAGGGCTGTATGAATCAGCCCATATTGTATCATCAACAAACACAACTATTAGGTGGTGATACATTGAGAGGAAGTTTCAATGGAACTTATGATTTAGGTTCTGATATTAGGGGTGGACTTGATGGAATCTCTTTCTTTGAGGTGGTTTGGGAGAAGAAAGTTGGTGTTGGGAGTTGGGTATTCAGTCATAAGCTCAAGACTTCGAAGAAGTACCCATGGTTGATGTTGTACCTCAGAGCTGATGCAACCAAAGGATTCTCTGGAGGTTACCATTATGACACAAGAGGAATGCTCAAAACA CTACCAGAGTCACCTAATTTTAAGGTCAGGCTGACTTTGGATATCAAACAAGGAGGAGGGCCCAAGAGCCAGTTCTACCTAACAGATATTGGTAGCTGTTGGAAGAACAATGGTGATCCCTGCGATGGAGATGTACTAACTGATGTAACCAGATACAGTGAGATGATCATTAACCCTGACACTCCAGCTTGGTGCAGCCCTAAGAGTTTGGGCAGTTGCCCACCATATCATATTACTCCAGACGACAAAAAGATCTACAGGAATGATACCACTCACTTCCCATACCAAGCTTATCACTACTACTGTGCTCCAGGTAATGCAAAACATTTGGAGCAACCTGTAAGCACTTGTGATCCTTACAGCAATCCTCAGGCGCAAGAGCTTGTTCAGTTGCTGCCTCACCCCATATGGGCTGAGTATGGCTATCCAACCAAGCAAGGACAGGGATGGGTAGGTGATGGAAGAACGTGGGAGCTTGATGTTGGTGGGTTATCAAGTAGACTCTACTTCTACCAG GATCCTGGTACTCCTCCTGCTAGAAGAATATGGACATCCATAGATGTGGGTACTGAAATTTTTGTTAGTGACAAAGATGAAATCGCAGAATGGACTCTCAGCGACTTCGATGTTTTGATCTACACATCCCCAATTCATAAATAG
- the LOC132170654 gene encoding uncharacterized protein LOC132170654 isoform X1, whose protein sequence is MGMAMEQQLHVLFLWVTLVVISVSGARGKQHISAVGDPGMERDELRVAFEAWNFCNEVGEEAPGMGSPRAADCFDLSSKHQRREKHFSMIHRVAEADNKLGVGKTFPELDPGAVNNVDLYAVQKELYLGSLCHVADTPSPWQFWMIMLKNGNYDTKSGLCPENGKKVPPFNPGRFPCFGKGCMNQPILYHQQTQLLGGDTLRGSFNGTYDLGSDIRGGLDGISFFEVVWEKKVGVGSWVFSHKLKTSKKYPWLMLYLRADATKGFSGGYHYDTRGMLKTLPESPNFKVRLTLDIKQGGGPKSQFYLTDIGSCWKNNGDPCDGDVLTDVTRYSEMIINPDTPAWCSPKSLGSCPPYHITPDDKKIYRNDTTHFPYQAYHYYCAPGNAKHLEQPVSTCDPYSNPQAQELVQLLPHPIWAEYGYPTKQGQGWVGDGRTWELDVGGLSSRLYFYQDPGTPPARRIWTSIDVGTEIFVSDKDEIAEWTLSDFDVLIYTSPIHK, encoded by the exons ATGGGAATGGCAATGGAGCAGCAGTTGCACGTGCTGTTCTTGTGGGTGACTTTGGTTGTGATTAGTGTTTCTGGTGCAAGAGGGAAACAACATATCTCAGCGGTGGGAGACCCGGGAATGGAAAGAGATGAACTGAGGGTGGCCTTTGAAGCTTGGAACTTTTGCAATGAGGTTGGTGAAGAAGCTCCTGGCATGGGGAGCCCAAGAGCTGCTGACTGTTTTGATCTCTCAAGTAAGCACCAACGTAGAGAAAAAC ATTTTTCTATGATACACAGGGTTGCAGAAGCAGATAACAAGCTTGGGGTGGGTAAAACATTCCCGGAGCTGGACCCGGGAGCTGTAAATAATGTAGACCTTTATGCTGTACAGAAGGAGCTCTATCTGGGTTCTTTATGTCATGTTGCAGATACTCCAAGTCCATGGCAATTTTGGATGATTATGCTGAAAAATGGTAACTATGACACTAAATCTGGCTTGTGTCCTGAGAATGGGAAAAAGGTGCCTCCTTTTAATCCGGGGAGGTTTCCTTGCTTTGGAAAGGGCTGTATGAATCAGCCCATATTGTATCATCAACAAACACAACTATTAGGTGGTGATACATTGAGAGGAAGTTTCAATGGAACTTATGATTTAGGTTCTGATATTAGGGGTGGACTTGATGGAATCTCTTTCTTTGAGGTGGTTTGGGAGAAGAAAGTTGGTGTTGGGAGTTGGGTATTCAGTCATAAGCTCAAGACTTCGAAGAAGTACCCATGGTTGATGTTGTACCTCAGAGCTGATGCAACCAAAGGATTCTCTGGAGGTTACCATTATGACACAAGAGGAATGCTCAAAACA CTACCAGAGTCACCTAATTTTAAGGTCAGGCTGACTTTGGATATCAAACAAGGAGGAGGGCCCAAGAGCCAGTTCTACCTAACAGATATTGGTAGCTGTTGGAAGAACAATGGTGATCCCTGCGATGGAGATGTACTAACTGATGTAACCAGATACAGTGAGATGATCATTAACCCTGACACTCCAGCTTGGTGCAGCCCTAAGAGTTTGGGCAGTTGCCCACCATATCATATTACTCCAGACGACAAAAAGATCTACAGGAATGATACCACTCACTTCCCATACCAAGCTTATCACTACTACTGTGCTCCAGGTAATGCAAAACATTTGGAGCAACCTGTAAGCACTTGTGATCCTTACAGCAATCCTCAGGCGCAAGAGCTTGTTCAGTTGCTGCCTCACCCCATATGGGCTGAGTATGGCTATCCAACCAAGCAAGGACAGGGATGGGTAGGTGATGGAAGAACGTGGGAGCTTGATGTTGGTGGGTTATCAAGTAGACTCTACTTCTACCAG GATCCTGGTACTCCTCCTGCTAGAAGAATATGGACATCCATAGATGTGGGTACTGAAATTTTTGTTAGTGACAAAGATGAAATCGCAGAATGGACTCTCAGCGACTTCGATGTTTTGATCTACACATCCCCAATTCATAAATAG
- the LOC132170402 gene encoding two-pore potassium channel 5-like, with amino-acid sequence MENEHFLASQTRPQLQPIIERHDCSSSFRVPQSQDPQSSSSSSSQLGAPSTRMKKPGGLHRCKTAPAMTVMRELKTETPQIPKPQSESSSIIRQAIFLLLIYLSFGVLIYSSNTEHFSGVETHPVVDALYFCVVTMCTIGYGDIAPLTPATKLFACAFVLVGFGFIDILLSGVVNYVLDLQENMILAGIHMGRRRSHQGFSARDYIVDVAKGRMRIRLKVCLALGVVVLCIGMGAFVLYFVEDLDWIDSVYLSVMSITTVGYGDRAFKTLQGRLFASVWLLFSTLMAARAFLYLAEARIDKRHRRIANWVLQRDITVGDLLAADINNTGFISKSEYIIYKLKEMGKIGEKDILQICNHFSKLDPNNSGKITLPYLLENHL; translated from the exons ATGGAAAACGAGCATTTTCTCGCCTCCCAAACACGGCCCCAACTCCAACCAATCATCGAACGTCATGATTGTTCCTCATCCTTCAGAGTCCCGCAGTCCCAAGACCCACAatcctcctcatcatcatcatcccaaCTCGGAGCCCCGAGTACCCGCATGAAGAAACCGGGTGGTCTGCACCGGTGCAAGACAGCTCCAGCCATGACCGTCATGCGAGAGCTCAAAACAGAGACACCCCAGATTCCGAAGCCACAGTCCGAGTCGAGCTCCATCATCAGGCAAGCTATTTTCTTGCTTTTGATATATCTCtcttttggagttttgatatACTCTTCCAACACTGAACACTTCTCGGGTGTAGAAACCCACCCGGTTGTCGACGCGCTTTATTTTTGTGTAGTCACGATGTGTACCATTGGTTATGGCGACATAGCTCCGCTAACACCAGCTACAAAACTCTTTGCTTGTGCGTTTGTGTTGGTGGGTTTTGGTTTCATAGATATTTTGCTTAGTGGGGTTGTGAATTATGTGCTAGATTTGCAAGAGAACATGATCTTGGCTGGGATTCACATGGGTAGAAGAAGATCCCATCAGGGCTTTTCTGCTAGGGACTATATTGTTGATGTAGCAAAGGGTAGGATGAGAATTAGGCTCAAGGTTTGTTTGGCTCTTGGTGTGGTGGTGTTGTGTATTGGGATGGGAGCATTCGTGTTGTATTTTGTGGAGGATTTGGATTGGATTGATTCGGTTTATTTGTCGGTTATGTCTATTACGACAGTTGGGTATGGCGATAGGGCCTTCAAGACGCTTCAGGGGCGGTTGTTCGCCTCCGTTTGGCTTCTGTTTTCGACGTTGATGGCGGCGCGGGCGTTTCTGTATTTGGCGGAGGCGAGAATTGATAAGAGGCACAGGAGAATTGCCAACTGGGTGCTTCAAAGGGATATAACAGTTGGGGATTTGCTTGCGGCCGACATCAATAACACTGGTTTCATCAG TAAATCAGAGTACATAATTTACAAGCTCAAAGAGATGGGAAAGATAGGGGAGAAAGATATATTGCAGATCTGCAATCATTTCAGTAAGCTTGATCCCAACAACTCTGGGAAGATTACGCTGCCTTATCTTTTGGAGAATCACTTGTGA